A segment of the Nitrosospira briensis C-128 genome:
AATCATACTTGGCCAGCTTGTCAGTCTGACACATATCCGTGAGGTGATGCAGAATTGCGTGTCCTCACGCCCATTTCCGCGCCGGCATATCGCACTACCGCCGACAGGGTGGAGCGTGCTGCGCGCGAGCCCATCGCCAGGCGAAGCAGCGTGCCGACAGCTAAAGATCCTCGTACCAGCAGCGGCAGAAGGCGAACGAGATCGGCGCTTCCGTCGGGACGCACTGCATCGAGCAGAACTGGAGGCGGCGAAAAGTCGACCGGGTCCGAGATCGCCCGTATCGCCAGAAACGGCAGACCCGCATGCGCAGCAGCTTCCGCCACCGCACCGCTTTCCATATCCACTGCGCAAGCACCGGTCGCCTGCGCCAGCTCATGCTTGGCAATAGCCGAGGTCAACATCCCCCGGCTCGCAGCCAATATGCCGCCGGTAACATTCAAGTGGGCAGGCAGACATTGCCGCAAGCTGTCACGCCAGCTCAGATCGACTTGTAGTGACTGACCGGCATGGATGGACTCAGGCAATATCAAGTGCCCCGGACGCAAGCTGGAATCCAATGCGCCGGCAAATCCAAAACTGATCAAGGCACGCGCGCCGCCCATTTTCAGCCCTGCTGCGGCTTCGCGAGCAGCCTCTTCACCCATCCCGCAGAGCCAGATCGCAGCGCTTTCCCCCAAGCTGATTCTTTGATTGAAGGGCAGACGGAGCGAGGTAATGCATCGAGCTTCCACCCGCATCGCCGTGATGATGCCAACCTCCCTCACGCAGAGGTCTTCCGCGTCAAAGTGTGGAACCTGGCCAGCGCCCACAGCGGGAAATACTTGGTATAACCATAATATCTCAGGTAAAAAACCCGTGGAAAGCCCGGTGCCGTAAACCAGGGATCATTCCATAATCCATCACTGCCCTGCTCACGCAGCAAGTATTCAATGCCCCTGCGCACTTCATGGCTATGCCCGTCTCCTGCCGCCATCAGGGCCAACAGCGCCCAGGCCGTCTGAAAAGAGGTACTTCTCTCGAACTGTCCTGCGTGCTGAGGTTCGAAGTAGGTATCGTTACTTTCGCCCCAGCCTCCGTCATCGCGCTGCACTGACTTCAGCCACTGCACCGCACGGCGAATGGCGAGATGGCCGGTATCAACGCGGGCCAAACGGAACGCTTCCATTACTGACCAGGTGCCGTAGATATAATTGCTTCCCCAGCGTCCAAACCAGGCGCCGCAGGGTTCCTGCTCGCGAAACAGATAGGCGAGGCCTCGTTCCACGACAGGCTTATGCCTGGGTTCACCATACAATGAGAGAAAACCGGTGCAACGCGCAGTGACATCGCTGGTCGGCGGATCAAGCAAGGCACCATGGTCGGCAAATGGTATTTCGTTGAGATAA
Coding sequences within it:
- a CDS encoding phosphorylase family protein: MREVGIITAMRVEARCITSLRLPFNQRISLGESAAIWLCGMGEEAAREAAAGLKMGGARALISFGFAGALDSSLRPGHLILPESIHAGQSLQVDLSWRDSLRQCLPAHLNVTGGILAASRGMLTSAIAKHELAQATGACAVDMESGAVAEAAAHAGLPFLAIRAISDPVDFSPPPVLLDAVRPDGSADLVRLLPLLVRGSLAVGTLLRLAMGSRAARSTLSAVVRYAGAEMGVRTRNSASPHGYVSD